A region of the Massilia sp. erpn genome:
ACCAATTCTCCCTGAACGCCAGTTTCGACGAGGCCGAGGCTGCGCGCTATGACGCGCTGGTGCTTACCGGTGGCCGCGCGCCCGAATATCTGCGCCTGAATCCGCAAGTCATCAGCCTGATCCAGGACTTCGTGCAGGCGGGTAAGCCGGTGGCCGCCATCTGCCACGCCGCCCAGCTGCTGGTGGCGGCCGATGTGATCCGTGGCCGCAAGATCAGCGCTTACCCGGCTTGCGCCCCGGAGGTGAAGCTGGCCGGCGCCGAGTATGCCGAGATCCCCGTTGACGGCGCCATTACCGACGGCGTTTTCGTCACCGCTCCCGCCTGGCCCGCCCATCCGCAATGGATCGCGCAGTTCCTGCAAAAACTGGGCACGGAAATCAAGCTGTGATGGCCTGATAGCAGATCGCCGCCCGCGTAAGGGCGGTGATCATGGCCGTCCCGGCCGGGCGACGTAGTCAAGGCCTTTTGCCCAGCGGTCATCCCAATGATGCTGGAACGATTTTGCCAATTCGGCATTGTCCCAGAAAACAATGACGTTTTCGCTGTTTGCCGTTGCGGCGTCATTGCTGTAGTTGAAACTTCCATTTTGCACGATACGCTCATCCGAGATAATGTATTTATCATGATGCATGGCGTAGACGGAGACGGCCCTGATTGGAATCCCTGCCTTGGCCAGGGAGTTTAAGGCGGCGATACTGTTTTTTCTGAGATTGCGCCGGTTGTCGACAATGATTTTTATGTCAACGCCGCGCTTTTGCGCCTTGAGCAGCGCATTGGTGACCGGCTGTGAATTAAATGAGTAAGCGGCCAGCCGTATTTTTACTGCCGATGCGTTGATTACTTTTAAAACCAAGGCCTCGGCTCCCGCATCGGGAGAAAAGGCATGCTCGACCGCTGGCGAAATCAGTCCGGCTTGAGCATCCTTTTCGCCACTTTGCGCATCCATGGAGGACGAGGCCTGTGCCAAGGATATGGCGGCAACAGCGGCAAGCAAGGTAGTGATGATTTTCTTCACGGATCAGGCTTGCAGATTGCGGGCATGGAAGCGCAGGTGGTCTTCCATGAAGGTGGCGATGAAGTAGTAGCCGTGATCATAGCCGGCATGGCGGCGCAGGGTGAGCGGCTGCTTGGCCTGGGCGCAGGCGGCTTCGAAAGCTTCCGGATACAGCTGCTCGGCGAGGAATTTATCGTCCAGGCCCTGGTCGATCAGGATGCCTTGCGGGAAGGGCGTTTGCATGCCAGACATCAGGGCGCTGGCGTCGTGCTGCTGCCAGACGTGTTCATCGCTGCCCAGATAGCCGCTGAAGGCTTTGCGGCCCCAGGGGCAGCGCGCGGGGGCGGCGATCGGCGCGAAGGCGGAAACGGAGCGGAACACGTCAGGACGTTTCAGGGCCAGGGTCAGGGCGCCGTGGCCGCCCATCGAGTGGCCGAAGATGCCGAGGCGGGCCGGGTCGAGCGGCAACTCGGCCATGAGCAGCTCGCGCAGTTCGTGGAGATAGCTTTCCATGCGGTAGTGCCTGGCCCATGGCTCCTGGGTGGCGTCGAGATAGAAACCGGCGCCGACGCCGAAGTCCCACGATTCGCTGTCGCCCGGCAGCTTGGCGCCGCGCGGGCTGGTGTCGGGCGCGATCAGGATCAGACCCAGCTCGGCCGCCAGGCGCTGGGCGCCACCTTTAATCATGAAAGTTTCTTCGGTGCAGGTCAGGCCGGCCAGGTAGAAAAGGGCGGGCAGGCGCGCATCCATGGCTTGCGCCGGAATAAAGACGGAAAAGCGCATCGGCAAGCCGATCGTGCGTGCATCGTGCTGATAAAAACGCTGAACGCCGCCGAAACAGGCGTGTTCACTGATAAGCTGGAGCATGGGTGTCCCTTCGTTCTGAAGCAGCCATTGTACCTGCCGCCAGGACGCGGCGTGCAGTGCCTCCGCACAGGCCAAACTCAGCGGTGCGCCAGCGTCCCGGGCATTGCAATACAGTCATTATTGAATTGTGTGCAGCTTGCATCATTGGGGATAATCAATTACATTTGCGCCAATGTAAGTCGCCGATCCTGCCCG
Encoded here:
- a CDS encoding DJ-1/PfpI family protein, encoding MAAKKILLLTGDFAEDYETMVPFQALQAVGHTVHAVCPGKKAGDKVKTAIHDFEGDQTYTEKPGHQFSLNASFDEAEAARYDALVLTGGRAPEYLRLNPQVISLIQDFVQAGKPVAAICHAAQLLVAADVIRGRKISAYPACAPEVKLAGAEYAEIPVDGAITDGVFVTAPAWPAHPQWIAQFLQKLGTEIKL
- a CDS encoding phospholipase D family protein; its protein translation is MKKIITTLLAAVAAISLAQASSSMDAQSGEKDAQAGLISPAVEHAFSPDAGAEALVLKVINASAVKIRLAAYSFNSQPVTNALLKAQKRGVDIKIIVDNRRNLRKNSIAALNSLAKAGIPIRAVSVYAMHHDKYIISDERIVQNGSFNYSNDAATANSENVIVFWDNAELAKSFQHHWDDRWAKGLDYVARPGRP
- the fghA gene encoding S-formylglutathione hydrolase → MLQLISEHACFGGVQRFYQHDARTIGLPMRFSVFIPAQAMDARLPALFYLAGLTCTEETFMIKGGAQRLAAELGLILIAPDTSPRGAKLPGDSESWDFGVGAGFYLDATQEPWARHYRMESYLHELRELLMAELPLDPARLGIFGHSMGGHGALTLALKRPDVFRSVSAFAPIAAPARCPWGRKAFSGYLGSDEHVWQQHDASALMSGMQTPFPQGILIDQGLDDKFLAEQLYPEAFEAACAQAKQPLTLRRHAGYDHGYYFIATFMEDHLRFHARNLQA